Proteins from a genomic interval of Arthrobacter sp. CAN_C5:
- a CDS encoding polysaccharide pyruvyl transferase family protein, whose product MRVAILGDIGQHVYHVGDDAMTHAAVDELAARGVNDVVLLSRNVEDTTVRFGTDAAPTIEFPWPYADYQRYLTDIRSFLAGKPHGLAPDDQVHRLIDTLSGCDAVLIAGGGNMNSVYGWLLYERAAVVEIAHHLGKAVVIAGQTIGPLLYGADRDVAARMLSRAALVGAREDSSLILGRALAGATVVPCLDDASFLATTTPDAAPSDTAPPADSYLVGTFSGSTGACPRGQFVAAAAKILDDAAELSGLPVLLLPHMAVEGEGGVDETLHSEIAAAMTARVESRHIASARDTAALTARAALVIASRYHPVVFALDGGVPTVALSLDEYSDVRLRGAMANWGLADFALPLPSLLAGSVGAAIREAWQRRDEIAAHVHSLHPRKVAESAAWWDLVVRALQGLEVEAPTPDPGHRLEVEGSWASDAGAARVVFLPMSAELGELRKVREDLEGQASAARAELQGWFNSSSFTLVRKLASLRSRLRPRRNP is encoded by the coding sequence ATGAGGGTAGCCATCCTGGGTGACATCGGGCAGCACGTCTACCACGTGGGCGATGACGCGATGACCCATGCCGCTGTCGATGAGCTCGCTGCACGGGGCGTCAACGACGTCGTGCTGCTGAGCCGGAACGTTGAGGACACCACCGTGCGGTTCGGCACGGACGCCGCCCCGACGATCGAATTCCCGTGGCCGTACGCCGACTACCAGCGATACCTGACCGACATTCGGTCTTTCCTGGCCGGCAAGCCGCACGGGCTCGCACCGGATGACCAGGTCCACCGCCTGATCGACACGCTCAGCGGCTGCGATGCGGTGCTGATCGCTGGCGGGGGCAACATGAACTCCGTGTACGGCTGGCTGCTGTACGAGCGGGCGGCAGTAGTTGAGATTGCCCACCACCTCGGCAAGGCCGTGGTGATTGCCGGCCAGACCATCGGCCCCCTGCTCTACGGTGCCGACCGCGATGTCGCAGCACGCATGCTTTCCCGCGCCGCGCTGGTGGGTGCGCGGGAGGACAGTTCGCTAATACTGGGCCGTGCGCTGGCGGGTGCCACCGTGGTCCCCTGCCTCGACGACGCGTCGTTTCTCGCCACCACCACCCCAGACGCAGCCCCATCAGACACCGCACCGCCAGCGGACTCCTACCTGGTGGGGACCTTTTCGGGAAGCACCGGTGCCTGCCCCCGCGGTCAGTTCGTGGCCGCGGCCGCGAAGATCCTGGACGACGCCGCGGAGCTTTCCGGCTTGCCCGTCCTCCTCCTGCCCCATATGGCGGTGGAAGGCGAGGGTGGTGTCGACGAAACGCTCCACTCCGAGATTGCGGCGGCGATGACCGCCCGGGTCGAGTCACGGCACATCGCGTCCGCCCGCGACACAGCGGCCCTGACCGCACGGGCAGCACTTGTGATCGCCTCGCGCTATCACCCGGTGGTGTTTGCCCTCGACGGCGGTGTCCCGACGGTCGCCCTGTCCCTCGATGAGTACAGCGATGTCCGGCTGCGCGGGGCAATGGCCAACTGGGGGCTCGCCGACTTCGCGCTGCCTTTGCCATCGCTCCTGGCCGGATCGGTCGGAGCCGCCATCCGCGAAGCCTGGCAGCGCCGCGACGAGATAGCCGCCCACGTGCACTCTCTTCACCCCCGGAAGGTCGCGGAATCCGCCGCCTGGTGGGACCTGGTGGTCCGGGCCCTGCAGGGGCTGGAAGTGGAAGCCCCGACACCGGACCCGGGGCACCGGCTGGAGGTGGAGGGGTCCTGGGCCTCCGACGCCGGAGCAGCGAGGGTGGTCTTCCTGCCCATGTCCGCCGAGCTCGGCGAGCTGCGCAAGGTCCGCGAGGATCTCGAGGGCCAGGCGTCCGCCGCCCGCGCCGAGCTGCAGGGATGGTTCAACTCCAGCAGCTTCACGCTGGTTCGCAAGCTTGCCTCATTACGATCGCGGCTGCGCCCGCGCCGAAACCCCTAA
- a CDS encoding glycosyltransferase family 2 protein, with product MPTAPTPSVAIIMRSRNRSLLLDRALRDVLQQTVTDWTVVVVNDGGDRAEVDPVVERHRARLGDRLQVIHHDTSLGMEAASNAGIRASDSEYIAIHDDDDEWHPTFLERTLAYLAQHDDAGVAVRTEIVFERITDGTIEEVSREIFQPALKAVTLFDTIRHNRCVPISVLYRRAIHDQIGYYNESLSVVGDWEFQLRLLQQHTLGFIDEVPLAYWNQRREAIGDLGNSVIVEDSEHKRLDQSVREHHLKEHVSQSGLGAVLYQTAYQQREFDHLHERQNYSEDLLRQILETNRHLVDRVQVLEQSISDASLVALLRRRYRRLKDRALRR from the coding sequence GTGCCGACTGCACCCACACCGTCAGTAGCCATCATCATGCGGTCCCGGAACCGTTCGCTGCTACTGGACAGAGCCCTCCGGGACGTTCTCCAGCAGACGGTCACGGACTGGACCGTCGTCGTCGTCAATGACGGCGGCGACCGCGCCGAAGTGGACCCGGTCGTGGAGCGTCACCGCGCACGTCTGGGCGACCGGTTACAGGTCATCCACCACGACACCTCCCTGGGGATGGAGGCCGCCTCCAACGCCGGAATCCGGGCGTCGGACTCCGAGTACATAGCCATCCACGACGACGACGACGAGTGGCACCCGACGTTCCTCGAACGCACCCTCGCGTACCTGGCCCAGCACGACGACGCCGGCGTTGCTGTGCGCACCGAGATCGTGTTCGAGCGGATCACCGACGGGACCATCGAGGAGGTCAGCCGGGAGATTTTCCAGCCAGCGCTCAAGGCGGTCACCCTTTTCGACACCATCCGGCACAACCGCTGCGTCCCCATTTCGGTGCTGTATCGCCGCGCGATTCACGATCAGATCGGCTATTACAACGAATCCCTCTCGGTAGTCGGTGACTGGGAATTCCAGCTCCGCCTGTTGCAGCAGCACACGCTGGGATTCATCGACGAGGTCCCGCTGGCCTACTGGAACCAACGCCGGGAGGCGATCGGAGATCTGGGCAACAGTGTCATCGTCGAGGACTCCGAGCACAAACGACTGGACCAGAGTGTCCGCGAACACCACCTCAAGGAGCACGTCAGCCAGTCAGGCCTGGGCGCGGTGCTCTATCAGACGGCCTACCAGCAGCGGGAATTTGACCATCTGCACGAACGCCAGAACTACTCGGAGGACTTGCTACGGCAGATCCTCGAGACGAATCGTCACCTCGTCGACCGCGTGCAGGTCCTCGAGCAGTCGATCAGCGACGCCAGCCTGGTCGCCCTGCTACGGCGCCGATACCGTCGATTGAAAGACCGCGCGCTCCGCCGCTAG
- a CDS encoding S8 family serine peptidase, which translates to MSKSYHRNTGKAVLASLTGLVLASSMWAPASALESPSSGEPTAEGIELRAVPEKLKVSSELADRTGPTAAYVQFAGKGAFEQTQPVEVRDGIQSPVNRTSDVLNIRAGIQAQADDVAAEASASQLYTTTNTIPGVAIQGDAEAIKALAARPDVVKITGIVPKTVTNKGADIDTRALDAWTTRDQTGDGITVAVLDTGLDYTHAGFGGPGTIEAFEQAQADLVPDPALFDAAKYVGGYDLVGDDYNAGDPDNDIPQPDLNPLDCQSHGSHVAGTSSGYGVNDDGSTFEGDYGTLDADGVNAMRIGPGSAPESQLVALRVFGCTGSSAVVGSALDFVLDPNGDGNFDDRAQVVNMSLGAAFPAYDDPENDIVNALTAQGVLSVVSSGNSGDVYDIGGSPGSSESALTVAASVGSQITLDRADVLAPDDVVGQAAGQYSVNFDYSTASEEELTGTVVKADPANAFGCAPFAPGTFDGEWVWLQWEEDGAFPCGSVTRFNNVEAAGGAGVVLDSPRSVFESGIGGNATIPGVQFNAEFSEQLEPAAEAGTLEIRLDSEYQATAGGSSEALDTLAAFSSRGLHGSNGVVKPDVAAPGVSTGSVQVGTGTGASVKSGTSMAAPHVAGIAALLYAETDFNPYEIKSMIMNTAIADLVTDEGVEYAPNRVGSGRVDAVLALDTPVLAYATEQPSLTSVNFGVLELGSEATTMTKQITVENKSDEVIRYSASYLEASTMPGAEITVTPQVLAPGTLTNAFDVPANGTATVDVTLTIDDPAALAKTIDPAAEETQLGVPRQYLADVSGRVQFASEVNTLRVPVYSAPKPTSDISAGSQILFENASTLETTITMEGRGLAQGGADSTYLSLVTPLVLGAESPRADERPLESLYSLDLRSVGIASTVPAEVASGGSADDGVLNIGVSTWQNWAQLGGNSSIEVEFDTDGDGETDYVGFTRRLDDLDLILFEVYILNADGSLGPVNAAGNPVPLAQTFANGVFGDVDTNTFDTNVVTFPISAAALDLDLEASAPIQYRVSTFSPFNVDEEGENGPVDSTDWIDFNVTEPELWFEGATPGTVFPSTDGATLNVNRQEGVTDARALFLHHHNATGLKDEILDLQVDELRFPDVAGNLHEDAINWLADQGLTNGYSDGTYRPLASINRDAMAAFLYRLAGEPAYAEPTTSPFADITPETQFYKEMAWMAETGLSTGYSDGTFRPLAPVNRDAMAAFMNRFAGEYCSIADAEDYEAPQVAPFPDVPVNDQFHREISWMAENEITTGFPDGEYKRLQPVARDAMAAFIQRLDGYTENNGGCNP; encoded by the coding sequence ATGAGCAAGTCATACCACCGGAATACGGGAAAGGCTGTGTTGGCTTCGCTAACAGGGCTTGTCCTGGCTTCCAGCATGTGGGCGCCTGCTTCAGCTCTGGAATCACCGTCATCGGGTGAGCCCACAGCTGAGGGAATCGAGCTCCGGGCGGTCCCCGAAAAACTGAAGGTCAGTAGCGAACTGGCGGACCGGACGGGCCCAACGGCTGCCTACGTCCAGTTCGCCGGAAAAGGCGCCTTCGAACAAACGCAGCCCGTCGAGGTGCGCGACGGAATCCAGTCCCCGGTCAATCGGACCAGCGATGTGCTGAACATCAGGGCCGGCATCCAGGCTCAGGCTGACGACGTAGCGGCCGAGGCATCAGCCTCTCAGCTCTACACCACCACCAACACCATCCCGGGTGTTGCCATCCAGGGTGACGCCGAGGCCATCAAGGCACTTGCTGCCCGCCCCGACGTCGTGAAAATCACCGGTATCGTGCCGAAGACCGTCACCAACAAGGGCGCGGACATCGACACCCGTGCACTTGATGCCTGGACCACACGCGATCAGACCGGCGACGGCATCACCGTCGCCGTCCTCGACACCGGACTCGACTACACCCACGCCGGCTTCGGCGGACCGGGAACCATCGAGGCCTTCGAGCAGGCACAGGCGGATCTGGTTCCTGACCCCGCACTCTTCGACGCTGCCAAGTACGTTGGCGGCTACGACCTGGTGGGCGACGACTACAACGCTGGCGACCCCGATAATGACATTCCTCAGCCAGACCTCAACCCCCTCGACTGCCAGAGCCACGGCTCCCACGTCGCCGGCACCTCCTCCGGCTACGGCGTAAACGATGACGGATCCACCTTCGAGGGCGACTACGGCACCCTCGACGCCGACGGCGTCAACGCCATGCGGATCGGCCCCGGCTCCGCTCCCGAGTCCCAGCTGGTCGCACTCCGCGTCTTCGGCTGCACGGGCTCCAGCGCAGTAGTCGGATCGGCCCTCGACTTCGTGCTTGACCCCAACGGCGACGGCAACTTCGATGACCGCGCACAGGTTGTCAACATGTCACTCGGCGCAGCATTCCCCGCCTATGACGATCCCGAAAACGACATTGTCAACGCACTCACCGCTCAGGGCGTCCTGTCGGTTGTCTCCTCCGGCAACAGCGGCGATGTCTACGACATCGGTGGCTCCCCCGGCAGCTCCGAGTCAGCCCTGACCGTCGCTGCCAGCGTCGGCTCGCAGATCACCCTGGACCGGGCCGATGTGCTCGCTCCGGACGACGTCGTCGGACAGGCCGCTGGCCAGTACAGCGTCAACTTCGACTACTCCACCGCATCCGAGGAAGAGCTCACCGGTACTGTCGTCAAGGCTGACCCCGCCAATGCGTTTGGTTGCGCCCCCTTCGCGCCCGGCACCTTCGATGGCGAGTGGGTATGGCTGCAGTGGGAAGAGGACGGCGCCTTCCCCTGTGGCTCCGTCACACGTTTCAACAACGTTGAAGCCGCAGGCGGAGCAGGTGTGGTCCTCGACTCGCCTCGCTCGGTCTTCGAATCAGGTATCGGCGGCAACGCCACCATCCCCGGCGTTCAGTTCAACGCCGAGTTCTCCGAGCAGCTGGAACCGGCCGCAGAAGCTGGCACCCTGGAAATCCGTTTGGATTCCGAGTACCAGGCGACTGCCGGTGGCAGCTCCGAGGCTCTCGACACGCTGGCGGCCTTCTCCTCCCGCGGCCTGCACGGCTCCAACGGAGTGGTCAAGCCCGATGTAGCGGCCCCCGGCGTATCCACTGGCTCAGTCCAGGTGGGCACGGGAACTGGCGCATCGGTCAAGAGCGGCACCTCGATGGCAGCCCCACACGTGGCTGGCATCGCCGCCCTGCTCTACGCAGAGACCGACTTCAACCCGTACGAGATCAAGTCGATGATCATGAACACGGCGATCGCCGATCTGGTGACTGACGAAGGTGTCGAGTACGCCCCCAACCGCGTGGGTTCCGGACGCGTCGACGCCGTACTGGCACTCGACACCCCGGTCCTCGCCTACGCAACAGAGCAGCCATCACTGACCTCGGTAAACTTCGGCGTTCTGGAACTGGGCAGCGAAGCCACGACCATGACCAAACAGATCACCGTCGAGAACAAGTCGGACGAAGTGATTCGCTACAGCGCTTCCTACCTGGAGGCGTCCACGATGCCAGGTGCCGAGATCACTGTGACCCCACAGGTACTCGCACCGGGAACCCTCACCAACGCCTTCGATGTCCCAGCCAACGGCACGGCAACAGTCGACGTCACACTGACCATCGATGATCCCGCCGCACTGGCAAAGACGATCGATCCGGCCGCTGAGGAAACCCAGCTCGGTGTCCCCCGTCAATACCTGGCCGACGTTTCAGGCCGCGTTCAGTTCGCGAGTGAAGTGAACACCCTGCGCGTTCCCGTCTACTCGGCCCCAAAGCCCACCTCGGATATCTCGGCTGGATCGCAGATCCTGTTCGAGAACGCTTCAACGCTTGAGACCACAATAACGATGGAGGGCCGCGGCCTCGCACAGGGCGGCGCGGATTCAACTTACCTCTCCCTCGTGACCCCGCTGGTTCTTGGCGCCGAAAGCCCTCGGGCCGACGAGCGTCCACTGGAGTCTTTGTACTCCCTTGACCTGCGTTCGGTCGGGATTGCCTCAACGGTTCCCGCCGAGGTTGCATCGGGAGGCTCGGCTGACGACGGCGTCCTGAACATCGGAGTGAGCACCTGGCAGAACTGGGCACAGCTTGGCGGCAATAGCAGCATCGAGGTTGAATTCGACACCGATGGCGACGGCGAAACAGATTACGTGGGCTTCACGCGCCGCCTCGACGACCTGGACCTCATCCTGTTTGAGGTCTACATCCTGAACGCTGACGGTTCACTTGGCCCCGTGAATGCTGCGGGTAACCCGGTGCCATTAGCTCAGACCTTCGCCAATGGCGTCTTTGGTGACGTTGACACAAATACCTTCGATACCAACGTCGTCACCTTCCCAATTTCTGCTGCTGCGCTTGATCTGGATCTGGAAGCTTCAGCCCCGATTCAGTACCGGGTGTCGACATTCAGTCCATTCAACGTGGACGAAGAAGGCGAGAACGGTCCGGTTGACTCAACCGACTGGATCGATTTCAACGTTACCGAGCCTGAGCTGTGGTTCGAAGGCGCAACTCCCGGCACTGTGTTCCCTTCAACCGACGGGGCAACCCTCAACGTCAACCGTCAGGAAGGCGTCACCGACGCCCGCGCGTTGTTCCTGCACCACCACAACGCAACGGGTCTGAAGGATGAAATCCTCGACCTGCAGGTTGACGAGCTCCGTTTCCCTGATGTTGCTGGCAACCTTCACGAAGATGCCATCAACTGGCTTGCTGACCAGGGTCTGACCAACGGCTACAGCGACGGTACCTACCGCCCGCTCGCCTCGATCAACCGTGATGCCATGGCGGCGTTCCTCTACCGCCTGGCCGGTGAGCCGGCTTACGCCGAGCCCACCACCTCACCATTCGCTGACATCACTCCTGAAACCCAGTTCTACAAGGAGATGGCATGGATGGCTGAGACTGGCCTGTCGACCGGCTACAGCGACGGCACCTTCCGTCCGCTCGCACCCGTCAACCGCGACGCCATGGCCGCGTTCATGAACCGCTTCGCTGGCGAGTACTGCAGCATTGCGGACGCCGAGGATTACGAGGCACCCCAGGTTGCACCGTTCCCGGATGTTCCCGTGAACGATCAGTTCCACCGGGAGATCTCCTGGATGGCTGAGAATGAAATCACCACCGGCTTCCCTGATGGCGAGTACAAGCGCCTTCAGCCAGTCGCCCGTGATGCGATGGCAGCCTTCATCCAGCGTCTCGATGGCTACACCGAGAACAACGGCGGTTGCAACCCGTAA
- a CDS encoding PKD domain-containing protein encodes MRKLISILLGLLMVAGFGVAIPGAATASEQTLSSVVRSTPVNYTPHVLDGIVFSVAEVGDTIVLGGSFTQVQASAGGPVLTRNGVVAFNKNNGQISAGFAPQFNSTVRSVVAAADGQSVYVGGQFGTLNGASTPKVVRLALSNGARITAFNAGNINAVVHDMKLSGNRLFIGGEFTAVRGQARTALAELDPVSGALRTNTNIVFAGTHRGGNTFVHKFDVTPDGRTMVVTGNFTTMNGLDRVQVGMVDLSSATSTVANWQTNRWKPNCYSVFAYYLNDLDISPDGSYFVLGSMGGYGSGPPTLCDTVSRWETNARGAALNPVWVDYTGGDSVYALEATGHTVYFGGHNRWMNNPFRADAAGQGAVGREGIGALSALSGLPMKWNPGRDRGRGVFDLLATSQGLWVGSDTDRIARYLYHAKIALFPVAGGTAIPAASAPSLPVDVLQSGKPSGQTNQLSQVYFTGSQGSSGSPNVTGTVPWDNVRGGFVAAGSMYLAMANGELHQRSFNGSQIGGPTILNLYGLTNFANEMQTMTGLFYSNGRIYFTLAGQTSLFMRHFEIDSGIVGAQRFTIAGATGGMTWSNVRGMFLASNRLYWASADGNLNALDWTESVGDGTVSGTSTTVSGPVRDGTNWTAKALITKPGTAPPPANGLPSARFNQTCDGLECTFNGAGSTDPDGTVDSYAWTSSDGESGTAAVFTREFATAGTYDVTVTVTDNDGTTSSTTQKVTVSNAPPMNEPPSASFSQTCDGLECTFNGAGSTDSDGTINTFAWTSSDGGSGTAAVFTREFASAGTYDVAVTVTVTDGTTSSIIQTVTVSNAPPLNESPLIRFPDVAGNLHEDAINWLADQGLTNGYSDGTYRPPASINRDAMAAFLYRLAGEPAYAEPTTSPFADITPETQFYKEMAWMAETGLSTGYSDGTFRPLAPVNRDAMAAFMNRFAGEYCSIADAEDYEAPQVAPFPDVPVNDQFHREISWMAENEITTGFPDGEYKRLQPVARDAMAAFIQRLDGYTENNGGCNP; translated from the coding sequence GTGCGAAAACTCATTTCGATCCTTCTCGGGTTGCTAATGGTTGCTGGCTTCGGTGTCGCGATTCCCGGAGCAGCAACCGCATCAGAACAGACTCTGTCATCGGTAGTCCGTTCAACACCTGTCAACTACACCCCCCATGTGCTTGACGGAATTGTGTTCTCAGTCGCCGAGGTAGGCGACACGATCGTTCTTGGGGGCTCGTTCACCCAGGTTCAAGCCAGCGCCGGCGGACCAGTATTGACCCGCAACGGTGTGGTTGCATTCAACAAGAACAACGGTCAGATCAGTGCTGGCTTTGCACCCCAGTTCAACAGCACAGTCCGCAGCGTGGTAGCCGCGGCGGATGGACAGTCGGTCTACGTCGGCGGACAGTTCGGGACCCTCAACGGTGCAAGCACCCCGAAGGTGGTCCGGCTTGCTCTCAGCAATGGAGCCCGAATCACCGCATTCAATGCGGGGAATATCAACGCCGTCGTCCACGACATGAAACTCTCCGGCAACCGGCTCTTCATCGGCGGAGAGTTCACCGCAGTCAGAGGACAGGCACGAACCGCACTCGCCGAACTTGATCCCGTCTCAGGCGCCTTGCGCACCAACACCAACATTGTCTTCGCCGGCACCCACCGCGGCGGAAACACCTTCGTCCACAAGTTCGATGTCACCCCGGACGGCCGGACCATGGTGGTCACAGGCAACTTCACAACCATGAACGGCCTGGACCGGGTCCAGGTTGGAATGGTAGATCTATCTTCAGCTACCTCCACCGTGGCGAACTGGCAAACCAACCGGTGGAAGCCGAACTGCTACTCAGTATTCGCCTACTACCTCAACGACTTGGATATTTCGCCCGACGGATCCTACTTCGTGCTCGGCTCCATGGGCGGTTACGGCAGCGGTCCGCCAACCCTCTGCGACACCGTCTCCAGGTGGGAAACCAACGCTCGCGGTGCCGCACTGAACCCAGTGTGGGTGGATTACACAGGTGGTGACAGCGTTTACGCACTTGAGGCGACAGGGCATACTGTCTACTTCGGTGGACACAATCGTTGGATGAACAACCCGTTCCGAGCTGATGCTGCAGGACAAGGCGCGGTAGGGCGTGAGGGGATCGGCGCCCTGAGCGCTCTCAGCGGACTACCCATGAAGTGGAATCCGGGCAGAGACCGCGGACGCGGTGTCTTTGACCTTCTCGCAACGTCCCAAGGACTGTGGGTCGGATCTGACACAGACCGCATTGCGCGGTACCTGTACCACGCGAAAATAGCCCTGTTCCCGGTAGCCGGCGGGACGGCGATACCCGCTGCATCGGCGCCATCGTTGCCAGTCGATGTGCTACAAAGTGGGAAACCCAGCGGCCAGACAAACCAGCTGAGCCAGGTGTATTTCACAGGTAGTCAGGGATCATCAGGCAGCCCGAATGTGACGGGTACTGTCCCATGGGACAACGTTCGTGGTGGGTTTGTTGCAGCTGGATCGATGTATCTCGCAATGGCGAACGGAGAACTGCATCAGCGATCCTTCAACGGGTCGCAGATTGGCGGGCCAACGATTCTCAACCTGTACGGTCTAACGAACTTCGCTAACGAGATGCAGACAATGACTGGTTTGTTCTACTCGAACGGCCGCATCTACTTCACCCTGGCAGGCCAAACCAGTCTGTTCATGCGCCACTTCGAGATTGACAGTGGGATCGTCGGTGCCCAGCGGTTCACCATCGCTGGGGCTACTGGCGGCATGACCTGGAGCAACGTACGGGGGATGTTCCTGGCGAGCAACAGGCTGTATTGGGCGTCCGCGGACGGCAATCTCAATGCTCTGGACTGGACGGAATCGGTGGGTGACGGAACCGTTTCAGGCACCTCCACTACCGTGAGCGGTCCAGTACGGGATGGGACCAACTGGACAGCGAAGGCGCTGATCACCAAACCGGGAACGGCCCCTCCACCAGCCAATGGCCTACCTTCCGCAAGGTTCAACCAGACATGTGATGGTCTTGAGTGCACATTCAATGGTGCAGGATCGACCGATCCGGACGGAACTGTCGACTCGTACGCCTGGACCAGCAGCGACGGCGAGTCTGGGACGGCAGCAGTCTTCACCCGGGAGTTCGCCACTGCCGGCACCTACGATGTCACTGTCACCGTCACCGACAATGACGGTACTACGTCCTCGACCACTCAGAAGGTGACTGTCAGCAATGCCCCACCTATGAACGAGCCGCCGTCGGCCAGTTTCAGTCAAACATGTGATGGTCTCGAGTGCACATTCAATGGTGCAGGATCCACCGATTCCGACGGGACTATCAACACCTTTGCCTGGACCAGCAGCGACGGCGGATCCGGGACGGCAGCGGTCTTCACCCGGGAGTTCGCATCGGCTGGCACTTATGACGTCGCCGTCACCGTCACCGTCACCGACGGTACTACGTCCTCGATTATTCAGACGGTGACCGTCAGCAATGCTCCACCCTTGAACGAGTCGCCGCTGATCCGGTTCCCTGATGTTGCTGGCAACCTTCACGAAGATGCCATCAACTGGCTTGCTGACCAGGGTCTGACCAACGGCTACAGCGACGGTACCTACCGCCCGCCCGCCTCGATCAACCGTGATGCCATGGCGGCGTTCCTCTACCGCCTGGCCGGTGAGCCGGCTTACGCCGAGCCCACCACCTCACCATTCGCTGACATCACTCCTGAAACCCAGTTCTACAAGGAGATGGCATGGATGGCTGAGACTGGCCTGTCGACCGGCTACAGCGACGGCACCTTCCGTCCGCTCGCACCCGTCAACCGCGACGCCATGGCCGCGTTCATGAACCGCTTCGCTGGCGAGTACTGCAGCATTGCGGACGCCGAGGATTACGAGGCACCCCAGGTTGCACCGTTCCCGGATGTTCCCGTGAACGATCAGTTCCACCGGGAGATCTCCTGGATGGCTGAGAATGAAATCACCACCGGCTTCCCTGACGGCGAATACAAGCGCCTTCAGCCAGTCGCCCGTGATGCGATGGCAGCCTTCATCCAGCGTCTCGATGGCTACACCGAGAACAACGGCGGTTGCAACCCGTAA
- the rraA gene encoding ribonuclease E activity regulator RraA, which translates to METATADLYDELGETLQSVPTQFQDLGLTKAFSGRVRTVQCHHDNVVLKAVLSTPGAGDVLVVDGGGSLERALMGDMIAKIAVENGWHGVIINGAVRDRAVLAGLPLGIKALGSNPRKSAKEGAGDVDVPVTIGGVVFTPGATVYADEDGILVQEPTQ; encoded by the coding sequence ATGGAAACAGCTACCGCAGACCTGTACGACGAGCTCGGAGAGACTCTCCAGTCGGTCCCCACCCAGTTCCAGGACCTGGGCCTGACGAAGGCTTTCAGCGGGCGGGTCAGGACCGTGCAGTGCCACCACGACAATGTGGTGCTCAAGGCGGTCCTCTCCACGCCCGGTGCGGGCGACGTCCTCGTCGTCGACGGCGGTGGCTCACTCGAGCGTGCGCTGATGGGTGACATGATCGCCAAAATCGCGGTGGAGAACGGGTGGCACGGGGTGATCATCAACGGAGCCGTTCGGGACCGGGCGGTCCTGGCCGGCCTCCCACTCGGAATCAAGGCGCTCGGCAGCAACCCCCGCAAGAGCGCCAAGGAGGGGGCCGGTGATGTTGATGTACCCGTCACCATCGGCGGAGTCGTCTTCACCCCCGGTGCCACCGTCTACGCCGATGAGGATGGCATCCTCGTGCAGGAACCGACGCAGTAG